One window of the Maylandia zebra isolate NMK-2024a linkage group LG19, Mzebra_GT3a, whole genome shotgun sequence genome contains the following:
- the LOC101485484 gene encoding voltage-gated potassium channel regulatory subunit KCNF1 has translation MWTIPKPNYRAGLCAEGEIAVNIGGVRVVLFGDVLNRYPESRLAELVNCSTQNSELISTLCDDFDPGRKEFYFDRDPDAFKCIIDVYYFDEIHIKRGICPICFIKEMEFWKIDQNVLDECCKSYLSEKEEELKEIANKVKVILEDMEVDQCITRTQRCQRFLWRLMEKPDSSLPARIIAIASFLFILVSAVVMCVGTIPELQVMDAEGKLVEHPTLEAIETVCMLWFTTEFFLRLASSPNKLRFALSIMNIIDFMAIMPFYVVLALTYLGTTSIMELANVQQAVQALRIMRIARIFKLARHSSGLQTLTYALKNSLKELGLLLMYMGVGIFVFSALAYTMEQSHPETLFRSIPQSFWWAIITMTTVGYGDIYPKTTLGKCNAAVSFLCGVIAIALPIHPIINNFVIFYNKQKVLETAAKHEVELMELKSGKETRRRNSY, from the coding sequence ATGTGGACAATTCCGAAGCCAAACTACAGAGCTGGTTTGTGCGCCGAAGGGGAGATTGCTGTGAACATCGGCGGAGTCAGAGTGGTGCTTTTCGGGGATGTTTTGAACCGCTACCCGGAGAGCAGACTGGCTGAGTTGGTGAACTGCTCAACTCAGAATTCCGAACTTATCTCGACACTTTGCGATGACTTCGATCCGGGCAGAAAGGAGTTTTACTTTGATCGAGATCCCGACGCGTTCAAGTGCATCATCGACGTTTATTACTTTGATGAAATCCACATCAAACGCGGCATTTGCCCCATCTGCTTCATCAAAGAGATGGAGTTTTGGAAAATAGACCAAAATGTTTTAGATGAATGCTGTAAAAGTTACTTAAGTgagaaggaggaagagctgAAAGAAATTGCAAACAAAGTTAAAGTCATTTTGGAGGATATGGAGGTGGATCAGTGCATCACGCGCACCCAGCGTTGCCAGAGGTTCCTTTGGAGGCTGATGGAGAAGCCGGATTCCTCTTTGCCGGCGCGCATCATCGCTATCGCATCCTTCCTTTTCATCTTGGTCTCGGCAGTGGTGATGTGTGTGGGGACCATCCCGGAGCTCCAGGTGATGGACGCTGAAGGGAAACTGGTGGAGCATCCGACTCTGGAGGCGATCGAGACGGTGTGCATGTTGTGGTTCACCACGGAATTCTTTCTGCGCCTTGCCTCGTCACCAAACAAGCTGCGCTTTGCGCTCTCCATCATGAACATCATAGACTTTATGGCCATCATGCCTTTCTACGTGGTCCTGGCCCTGACTTACCTCGGCACCACATCCATCATGGAGCTGGCAAAcgtacagcaagctgtccaggCCCTCCGCATCATGCGCATCGCGCGTATTTTCAAGTTGGCGCGCCACTCCTCTGGACTGCAAACTCTGACTTACGCGCTGAAGAACAGCCTCAAAGAGCTGGGGCTGCTGCTTATGTATATGGGCGTGGGCATCTTCGTGTTCTCAGCGCTGGCCTACACTATGGAGCAAAGCCACCCGGAGACTTTATTCCGGAGCATCCCGCAATCTTTTTGGTGGGCCATCATCACAATGACCACAGTGGGCTATGGCGATATCTACCCCAAAACCACTCTGGGCAAGTGCAACGCAGCCGTGAGCTTTCTGTGCGGGGTGATAGCCATCGCGCTGCCCATCCACCCCATCATTAACAACTTTGTCATCTTCTACAACAAGCAGAAAGTTCTGGAGACAGCGGCGAAGCATGAAGTGGAGCTGATGGAGCTAAAGTCCGGCAAGGAGACGCGCAGGAGAAATAGCTATTAG